In Chryseobacterium gleum, a single genomic region encodes these proteins:
- a CDS encoding helix-turn-helix domain-containing protein has translation MDLLTNDTEEIVAYQEMITRLRNRIEDILKNYRPVMNGEIYLSGEDVCRLLHISKRTLQQYRDDNILPFIQVGGKIIYKESDILTILEQNYITNKTH, from the coding sequence ATGGATTTACTGACGAATGACACCGAAGAAATCGTAGCCTATCAGGAAATGATAACACGGTTACGAAACCGTATTGAGGATATACTGAAAAACTACCGTCCTGTAATGAATGGCGAAATCTATTTATCGGGCGAAGATGTATGCAGGCTGTTACATATCAGCAAACGCACTCTCCAGCAATACCGTGATGACAATATCCTGCCGTTTATTCAGGTTGGCGGTAAAATAATCTACAAGGAAAGTGATATTCTGACTATATTGGAGCAAAATTATATAACCAATAAAACGCATTGA
- a CDS encoding helix-turn-helix domain-containing protein: MEVIAIAKSALDGMTNDIKELLELTENATSKYDPIFKGEKWLDNQEVCLMMNITKRTLQTYKDKGLLPYSKLNRKNYYKLSDVQALLEAGEPYNTNDNGFTDE, encoded by the coding sequence ATGGAAGTTATCGCAATAGCAAAATCCGCATTGGACGGAATGACGAATGATATAAAAGAGCTTTTGGAACTGACCGAAAACGCTACCAGTAAATATGACCCGATTTTCAAAGGGGAAAAGTGGCTCGACAATCAGGAGGTTTGTTTGATGATGAACATTACCAAACGGACTTTGCAGACCTATAAAGACAAGGGTTTACTGCCTTATTCCAAACTGAACCGCAAGAATTATTATAAACTCTCGGACGTACAGGCTTTGCTCGAAGCTGGCGAACCGTACAATACAAATGACAATGGATTTACTGACGAATGA